A genomic window from Bacteroidota bacterium includes:
- a CDS encoding DUF4920 domain-containing protein, which translates to MTLDAGNGETMMVTFKDYGFFVPKDITGKTVVVEGKAEIREVSVDEQRHLAADAGKSQKEIDAITQPKQELRFVADGVLIK; encoded by the coding sequence ATGACCTTAGATGCAGGCAACGGTGAAACCATGATGGTAACCTTTAAAGACTACGGATTTTTTGTTCCGAAAGATATCACAGGTAAAACTGTTGTTGTAGAAGGCAAAGCAGAAATCCGTGAAGTTTCTGTTGACGAGCAACGTCACCTTGCAGCAGATGCCGGCAAGAGCCAAAAAGAAATAGATGCTATCACACAACCCAAGCAGGAATTACGTTTCGTAGCCGACGGTGTATTGATAAAATAA
- a CDS encoding DUF932 domain-containing protein: MALPAFRELDFKASNVDLKSILFDVELRDLYVLENSRDKIFQDFYAKVKSYKAIVNLTNNEVLSVVTGNYKIVTNEEAIALGKKAFVELFPSVNEKELVIFKIISSARKTFCHIDLVHKNIKLSHDSKEWEQDSWYPYLRITNSYNKTYALSFELGFVRKLCSNGVIFNKKTVRVKYNHTKTEIPYDILPDVSALKKLEADFISSLYNLKRFYVKSDFFTPITLKALNIKEKSYTGKEQQFDNLVSSVEGLNTNYINKDGENAYALFNVMSDLVSNNPNDIMGYHLAPNSYYKKISHWMLSFASAMESRDFTIERYLNS; encoded by the coding sequence ATGGCGTTACCAGCATTTCGTGAGTTGGATTTTAAGGCATCAAATGTGGACCTGAAATCAATTTTATTTGACGTTGAATTGAGAGACTTATATGTTTTGGAAAACTCTCGCGATAAAATATTTCAAGATTTTTACGCTAAAGTAAAATCTTATAAAGCGATTGTTAATTTGACAAACAACGAGGTTTTATCCGTTGTTACGGGTAATTATAAAATAGTGACTAATGAAGAGGCAATTGCTCTTGGCAAAAAGGCTTTTGTTGAATTATTCCCATCTGTGAATGAAAAGGAATTGGTTATTTTTAAAATAATATCCTCAGCACGTAAAACGTTTTGCCATATTGATCTTGTACATAAAAATATTAAATTGTCCCACGATAGTAAAGAATGGGAACAAGATAGCTGGTACCCATATCTAAGAATTACAAATAGTTATAATAAAACATATGCTTTAAGCTTTGAACTCGGGTTTGTTCGCAAACTTTGCTCAAACGGGGTTATTTTCAATAAGAAGACAGTTCGAGTTAAATATAATCACACAAAAACAGAAATACCCTACGATATACTTCCAGATGTAAGTGCACTTAAAAAACTTGAGGCTGATTTTATTTCGAGTCTTTATAATTTGAAGCGATTTTATGTTAAAAGTGATTTTTTTACTCCGATCACTTTAAAGGCATTGAATATAAAGGAAAAATCGTATACTGGAAAGGAACAACAATTTGATAATTTAGTTTCTTCCGTTGAAGGTTTGAATACTAATTATATAAATAAGGATGGGGAGAATGCTTACGCTTTATTCAACGTTATGAGTGATTTAGTATCCAATAATCCAAATGATATTATGGGGTATCATTTAGCGCCTAATTCGTATTATAAGAAGATATCCCACTGGATGTTAAGCTTTGCGTCGGCCATGGAAAGTCGGGATTTTACAATTGAGAGATATCTTAATTCTTAA
- a CDS encoding ATP-binding protein, with product MNTTTLSKMQKMHLYGMYRAFKTNLESENQPLQTADEIVAELILSEWEDRQNRSIERQLKNAKFRYKAAIEDIFYDDTRNFDKNQMMRFAECSFINKKENIIITGSTGIGKSYIASAIGHQACSLGYRVMYFNTTKLFAKLKMAKADGSYMKEITKLERQHLLILDDFGIQPFDAQSRSALMEIIEDRHGKTSIIITSQLPVSKWYEVIGEKTVADAILDRIIHGAHRLELIGESLRKKTPIIQE from the coding sequence ATGAATACTACAACATTATCAAAAATGCAAAAAATGCACTTGTATGGGATGTACAGGGCATTTAAAACCAATCTGGAATCTGAAAATCAACCATTACAAACTGCTGATGAAATCGTGGCAGAGTTAATATTATCGGAGTGGGAAGACCGGCAGAATCGGTCCATTGAACGACAATTAAAAAACGCAAAGTTTAGATACAAAGCAGCAATAGAAGATATATTTTATGATGACACCAGAAATTTTGACAAGAATCAAATGATGCGTTTTGCCGAATGCAGTTTTATAAATAAAAAAGAGAATATTATTATTACAGGTAGTACAGGAATCGGTAAAAGTTATATTGCATCAGCTATTGGTCATCAAGCTTGCAGTTTGGGTTATCGAGTAATGTATTTTAATACCACAAAATTATTTGCAAAATTAAAAATGGCAAAAGCTGACGGGTCGTATATGAAAGAAATAACGAAATTAGAGCGTCAGCACCTGCTCATATTAGATGATTTTGGTATACAACCCTTCGATGCTCAAAGCAGATCGGCGCTCATGGAAATAATAGAAGACCGGCATGGTAAAACTTCAATTATTATCACTTCACAGCTTCCTGTAAGCAAATGGTATGAAGTAATCGGTGAAAAAACAGTAGCAGATGCCATTTTGGACCGAATAATACATGGTGCACATCGGCTTGAACTTATTGGAGAATCTTTAAGAAAAAAAACACCGATTATCCAGGAATAA
- a CDS encoding IS21 family transposase, whose protein sequence is MPNNPISMSKIRHILRLHSQGHSKLQIATQTGVARNTLKKYLQTFLSSGLTIEQINTLSDKSLEDLFIKVEAPRVNDKIVALVALLPHYDKELKRKGVTRKLLWEEYKQLHPDGFGLSQFKYYYTEWKGQMNPTMHQEHKAGNKLFVDFAGNKMQVINRHTGEITTVEIFVAILGASQLTYVEAVASQQKEDFIAACERAILFIGGVPAAIVPDNLKSAVNKSSRYEPTINESFADFAEHYGTTILPARAYKPRDKALVENAVRLVYTRIYAKLRGITFFSLEELNAAILIALEAHNNGPLKGRNYSRRQQFNDIEVSALAPLPTLRYELKKQHFATVMKNGHVCLGADKHYYSVPYRFIKKKVKLLYSVHSVEIFYHYERIALHTRDKTPHGYTTEKDHMASTHQFVSDWSPEMFINWAATIHENVHAYVKSVLAVKKHPEQAYKSCLGILALGKKYGNERLINACKRGLNYGVYNYKLINEILLKGLDTITDEEISEQLKMPAHDNIRGENYYQ, encoded by the coding sequence GTGCCAAATAATCCAATCAGTATGAGTAAAATAAGACATATACTTCGCCTACATAGCCAAGGCCACAGTAAATTACAAATTGCAACCCAAACCGGTGTTGCCCGTAATACGCTCAAAAAATATTTACAAACGTTTTTGTCGAGTGGATTGACTATTGAACAAATAAATACGTTAAGTGACAAGTCATTAGAGGATTTGTTTATTAAAGTTGAAGCTCCACGTGTGAATGATAAAATTGTTGCCCTGGTTGCATTGCTCCCGCATTATGACAAAGAATTAAAACGTAAAGGAGTAACCCGAAAATTACTTTGGGAAGAATATAAACAGTTACATCCGGATGGTTTTGGCTTGAGTCAGTTTAAATATTATTATACCGAATGGAAGGGTCAAATGAATCCTACCATGCATCAGGAACATAAAGCGGGAAATAAATTGTTTGTTGATTTTGCAGGTAATAAAATGCAAGTCATTAATCGTCATACTGGAGAAATAACCACTGTTGAAATTTTTGTAGCGATACTCGGTGCTAGTCAATTAACTTATGTTGAAGCTGTTGCCTCACAACAAAAGGAAGATTTTATAGCTGCATGTGAAAGGGCAATTTTATTTATTGGTGGTGTTCCTGCTGCCATTGTTCCGGATAATTTAAAATCGGCTGTGAATAAAAGCAGCAGATATGAGCCTACAATAAATGAATCATTTGCAGATTTTGCTGAGCATTATGGCACTACTATTTTGCCGGCCCGCGCTTATAAACCGAGAGATAAAGCACTGGTTGAAAATGCAGTGCGCCTTGTTTACACACGAATTTATGCAAAACTCAGGGGCATAACGTTTTTTTCTTTAGAAGAACTCAATGCAGCAATACTTATTGCACTAGAGGCGCACAACAATGGCCCTCTAAAAGGCCGGAACTACAGTCGCAGGCAGCAGTTTAATGATATTGAGGTATCTGCGCTTGCTCCGTTACCTACGTTGCGCTATGAGCTTAAAAAACAGCATTTTGCCACTGTTATGAAAAATGGTCATGTTTGTTTAGGTGCCGATAAACATTATTACAGCGTCCCTTATCGATTTATTAAAAAGAAGGTGAAATTGTTATACTCGGTCCATAGTGTAGAAATATTTTATCACTATGAACGCATTGCATTGCATACTAGGGATAAAACTCCGCATGGTTATACAACCGAAAAAGACCACATGGCTTCTACCCATCAGTTTGTTAGCGATTGGTCACCTGAAATGTTTATTAACTGGGCTGCCACGATACATGAAAATGTTCATGCGTATGTCAAATCAGTATTAGCCGTTAAAAAGCATCCTGAACAAGCCTATAAATCATGTTTAGGCATATTAGCACTAGGAAAAAAGTATGGCAATGAACGGTTGATTAACGCCTGCAAACGCGGATTAAATTATGGTGTTTACAACTACAAACTAATCAATGAAATACTTCTAAAAGGTTTAGATACAATTACAGATGAAGAAATAAGCGAACAGCTCAAAATGCCGGCACATGATAATATACGCGGTGAAAACTATTATCAATAA
- a CDS encoding agmatine deiminase family protein, with product MGGRLYAVQLSKNQFVQYIFKPDYLTTRKYFHLLTDAERVWSNLELDTEVVSCDLVLDGGNLVYEKDTLIVTDKVFTENADKTKTQVIQLLENCFHARVIVIPRAYNDIFGHADGNVRFVNTDTVIVNEPGTQLEYFKKVTDILRINKLKYICAPYGCFESGLSAMGLYINYLQVGNTIFLPVFDIEQDARGVKFFEDVFSGCNIIPVKSKQIAKRGGVLRCVSWGVKI from the coding sequence TTGGGCGGTAGATTATATGCGGTGCAGTTGTCGAAAAACCAGTTTGTGCAGTATATTTTTAAGCCTGATTATTTGACTACCCGCAAGTATTTCCATTTATTAACCGATGCAGAGAGAGTATGGAGCAATTTGGAACTAGATACCGAAGTGGTTTCTTGTGATCTCGTATTAGATGGAGGTAACCTCGTTTATGAGAAAGATACATTAATTGTCACCGATAAAGTATTCACTGAAAATGCAGACAAAACCAAAACTCAGGTAATTCAACTTTTGGAAAATTGTTTTCATGCACGGGTTATTGTCATACCGAGAGCCTATAATGATATATTCGGCCACGCAGATGGCAATGTCCGGTTTGTTAATACTGATACAGTTATAGTGAATGAGCCAGGAACGCAGTTAGAATACTTTAAAAAAGTAACCGATATCCTTAGAATAAATAAGTTAAAATATATCTGTGCTCCCTATGGTTGCTTTGAATCCGGTCTAAGTGCAATGGGTTTGTATATTAATTATTTGCAAGTTGGGAATACTATTTTTCTTCCTGTATTTGACATAGAACAGGATGCAAGAGGTGTGAAGTTTTTTGAGGATGTCTTCAGTGGCTGTAATATTATTCCGGTCAAATCAAAACAAATTGCAAAAAGGGGAGGGGTTTTAAGATGTGTTAGTTGGGGAGTTAAGATTTAG
- a CDS encoding J domain-containing protein → MVRDYYYILGISEKANEQEIKSAYRKLSNKFHSDKNNGEKFFEERFKEILEAYEILSKNDKRKDYDLRLSYFKASRPNSDDLKKKEEDLRRKFEEEYRKKQEELRKTYEDLETKTKNESEKGKESLGIPLFFIIVIFIGLLIYFLLINQNESKSTISDKSPTSPKVDYIQPPLIKSQASSVIESNGFDPDKIILIIDTTYTQLSKFPDSTDLQEQNNWRKYIFTDIDGDNIPELLTYYYTGGAHTYNYNFFQQISTNTFKSIFSFEGGYQAIDFNNNKLKINLYAQLGYFYTFYACNMSNELPNGKFTPYITLVYEKGALYFDKQDTDLNQIIFENLTYLKNRDLPKLVSGFDDGTRKAYAEHIITFYFNNEKNIDLTKNLFTEYYIGNDNTEIWDQIVKQLDAIFDMSEGMNEKSDGMIQYLESLDNELK, encoded by the coding sequence ATTGTGCGAGACTACTATTACATATTAGGTATTTCAGAAAAGGCCAATGAGCAAGAAATAAAAAGTGCCTATCGTAAACTATCGAATAAATTTCACTCAGATAAAAATAATGGAGAAAAATTCTTTGAAGAAAGGTTCAAAGAAATATTAGAAGCATATGAAATATTATCAAAAAACGATAAAAGAAAAGATTACGATTTAAGATTAAGCTACTTTAAGGCTTCAAGACCAAATAGCGATGATCTAAAAAAAAAGGAAGAGGATTTGCGCCGTAAATTTGAAGAGGAATATCGAAAGAAGCAAGAAGAACTAAGAAAAACATATGAGGATCTTGAAACTAAAACCAAAAATGAATCGGAAAAAGGAAAAGAATCTTTAGGTATCCCTTTATTTTTTATAATTGTTATTTTTATAGGGCTACTGATTTACTTTTTATTGATCAATCAAAATGAAAGTAAATCAACCATATCAGATAAAAGTCCAACTTCTCCTAAAGTTGACTATATTCAACCTCCATTAATAAAATCACAAGCATCGAGTGTTATCGAATCAAATGGCTTTGACCCCGACAAAATTATCCTCATTATTGATACAACCTATACCCAACTTTCAAAATTTCCTGATTCTACAGACTTACAGGAACAAAATAATTGGCGAAAGTATATTTTTACAGATATCGATGGTGATAATATACCTGAATTGCTTACCTACTATTATACTGGGGGTGCTCACACTTATAATTACAATTTTTTTCAGCAAATTTCTACAAACACATTTAAATCAATATTTTCCTTTGAAGGGGGTTATCAGGCCATTGATTTTAATAATAACAAATTAAAAATAAATTTATATGCACAACTTGGATATTTCTACACTTTCTATGCTTGTAATATGAGTAATGAACTGCCCAATGGAAAATTTACCCCTTATATAACATTAGTATATGAAAAGGGTGCGCTTTACTTTGACAAACAAGATACGGATTTAAATCAAATAATTTTTGAGAACTTGACATACTTAAAGAATAGGGATTTGCCAAAATTAGTTAGTGGTTTCGATGATGGGACAAGAAAAGCTTATGCCGAACATATTATTACATTTTATTTTAATAATGAAAAAAACATTGATTTGACAAAAAATCTTTTTACTGAATATTATATCGGGAATGACAATACGGAGATCTGGGATCAAATAGTTAAACAACTTGATGCTATATTTGATATGAGTGAAGGGATGAATGAAAAAAGTGATGGAATGATCCAATACTTAGAGAGTCTTGACAATGAACTGAAATGA
- a CDS encoding type I restriction endonuclease subunit R, which produces MDKFNIVAENPESTVVAEYTPPIKRETVYQTEAQLEKEFIQLLQSQAYDYLTISSEAELVNNLRIQLQKLNNYLFSNNEWDHFFKSKVANSNSGIEEKTSLIQEDHIQILDCEDGTKKNIYLLDKTNIHNNQLQVINQYEVSDGQCPNRYDVTILVNGLPLVHIELKKRGVDIKEAFNQINRYNRESFWSGSGLFEYVQLFVISNGTYTKYYSNTTRFSLVKEQGRSTAINKKRTSNSFEFTSWWSDANNRPITDLMDFGRTFFAKHTMLNILCKYCVFTSDKLLLAMRPYQIVATERILQRINSANNYKAYGSVDAGGYIWHTTGSGKTLTSFKTAQLASKLSYIYKVVFVVDRKDLDYQTMKEYDKFEKGAANSNTNISVLKKQLSDTKANIIITTIQKLSILIKKERNHSAFTQPIVIIFDECHRSQFGDMHKAITKAFKKYFLFGFTGTPIFAINASSSNRPDLKTTEQAFGLKLHTYTIVDAINDKNVLPFRIDYIRTMKEKDGIKDERVWDIDREKALAAPVRISNNVKYILEHFDQKTKRNSKPYSFSSLKNIYEVVSAKDRKKIEEVKQKIRLTGFNSIFAVSSIDFARLYYNEFKTHQNRLPELQRLKVATIFSFGVNDDDEDGLPDENSEGTEGLSLSDRDFLDTAISDYNQIFKTNYDTSTEKFQNYYKDVSLRMKNREIDLLIVVNMFLTGFDATTLNTLWVDKNLRLHGLLQAYSRTNRILNSVKTFGNIVCFRNLEKATNESIALFGDKEAGGIVLLKTFDEYYNGYNEGSKIFPGYISLIDELTAKFPVGEQIIGEQNQKAFIRLYGSILKAKNILTAFDEFVGKEILSERDVQDYHSMYINLYHEFRNRNTGDAENVNDDIVFEMELIKQVEINIDYILELIRKYHESHLRDKEIIISINKAIDSSVELRNKKDLILKFIQSLTPNAKVTDDWQDYIEGKKIEELDQIIAEEGLDKEETYKFINNAFRDGYVQTTGTGLSRILPPVSRFTPTGERTQKRNSVIEKIKLFFNRFWDISNNHDD; this is translated from the coding sequence ATGGATAAATTCAATATAGTTGCTGAGAATCCGGAGAGCACTGTTGTTGCTGAATACACTCCTCCTATAAAAAGGGAAACTGTTTATCAAACAGAGGCACAGTTAGAGAAGGAGTTTATTCAACTCCTGCAAAGCCAGGCGTATGATTATTTAACAATCAGTAGCGAAGCAGAATTGGTTAACAATCTTCGTATTCAATTGCAGAAGCTGAATAACTATTTATTCAGTAACAACGAGTGGGATCATTTCTTTAAAAGTAAAGTTGCTAATTCCAATAGCGGAATAGAGGAGAAAACATCACTGATACAGGAAGATCATATTCAAATCCTGGATTGTGAAGATGGTACAAAAAAGAATATTTACCTGCTGGATAAAACTAATATCCACAACAATCAGTTGCAGGTTATAAATCAATACGAAGTATCAGATGGGCAATGCCCCAACCGCTATGATGTTACTATACTGGTAAATGGCTTACCATTAGTGCACATTGAGTTGAAGAAACGGGGTGTAGACATTAAAGAGGCCTTCAACCAGATTAACCGATATAATCGTGAATCTTTCTGGAGTGGCTCAGGCTTATTTGAGTATGTGCAGTTATTTGTAATTTCCAATGGAACTTATACCAAGTACTACAGCAACACAACAAGGTTTTCACTTGTTAAGGAACAGGGTCGCAGCACTGCAATCAATAAGAAACGCACCAGTAATAGCTTTGAGTTTACCTCCTGGTGGTCAGACGCCAATAACCGTCCAATTACAGACCTAATGGATTTTGGTCGCACTTTTTTTGCTAAGCACACAATGTTGAATATCCTTTGCAAATACTGTGTGTTTACAAGTGACAAACTATTATTGGCCATGCGACCTTACCAGATTGTTGCTACAGAGAGAATTTTACAACGAATCAATTCAGCCAATAACTACAAAGCCTATGGCAGTGTGGATGCCGGTGGTTATATATGGCATACTACAGGTAGTGGCAAAACATTGACTTCATTTAAAACAGCACAATTAGCTAGTAAGCTGTCATATATATATAAAGTAGTGTTTGTGGTAGACAGGAAAGACTTGGACTATCAAACAATGAAGGAATACGACAAGTTTGAAAAAGGAGCTGCTAACAGCAATACAAACATTTCCGTATTAAAGAAGCAACTAAGCGACACAAAGGCAAACATAATCATCACTACTATTCAGAAACTTTCCATTCTGATAAAGAAAGAAAGGAATCACAGTGCATTTACACAACCCATTGTTATCATTTTTGATGAATGCCATCGTTCGCAGTTTGGTGATATGCATAAGGCTATTACCAAAGCCTTTAAGAAATACTTTCTGTTCGGCTTTACCGGCACACCCATTTTTGCTATCAATGCCAGTAGTAGCAATAGGCCAGATCTAAAAACCACAGAACAGGCGTTTGGTCTAAAGCTTCACACCTACACAATTGTGGATGCAATCAATGATAAGAATGTGCTGCCGTTTCGTATTGATTATATACGAACCATGAAAGAAAAAGATGGTATCAAGGACGAAAGGGTTTGGGATATAGATAGAGAAAAAGCATTAGCAGCTCCGGTAAGAATCAGTAATAATGTAAAATATATTCTGGAGCATTTTGATCAAAAAACAAAGCGAAACAGTAAACCCTACAGCTTTTCGTCTTTGAAGAATATTTACGAGGTTGTGTCTGCAAAGGACCGCAAAAAAATTGAAGAAGTGAAGCAGAAGATCAGACTTACCGGCTTCAATTCCATATTTGCAGTTAGCTCAATTGACTTTGCAAGGTTGTATTACAATGAGTTTAAAACGCATCAAAACAGATTGCCTGAATTGCAGCGTTTAAAAGTAGCCACTATTTTCAGCTTTGGTGTAAATGATGATGATGAAGATGGCCTGCCGGATGAGAACTCTGAAGGTACAGAAGGTCTGAGTTTATCAGATAGGGATTTCCTTGATACTGCAATCAGCGATTACAATCAGATTTTTAAAACCAATTATGATACATCTACCGAAAAATTCCAGAACTATTACAAGGATGTATCTCTGAGAATGAAGAATAGAGAGATTGATTTACTGATAGTAGTAAACATGTTTCTTACGGGTTTTGATGCCACAACACTCAATACGCTATGGGTAGATAAGAACCTTAGGTTACACGGATTGCTGCAGGCATATTCGAGAACCAACCGAATTTTAAATTCTGTAAAGACGTTTGGAAATATTGTTTGCTTCAGAAATTTAGAGAAGGCTACCAATGAAAGCATAGCATTATTTGGTGATAAGGAAGCTGGGGGTATTGTACTGCTAAAAACTTTTGATGAGTATTATAACGGGTATAATGAAGGGTCAAAGATATTTCCCGGTTATATTTCACTGATCGATGAACTCACTGCAAAATTTCCGGTGGGTGAACAAATAATAGGAGAACAGAATCAAAAAGCCTTTATCCGCTTGTATGGTTCAATTCTAAAAGCAAAAAACATACTCACCGCTTTCGATGAATTTGTAGGAAAGGAAATACTAAGTGAAAGAGATGTACAGGATTACCATAGCATGTACATTAATCTTTACCATGAGTTCCGCAACAGAAATACTGGAGATGCAGAAAATGTGAATGATGATATTGTGTTTGAAATGGAGTTGATAAAACAAGTAGAGATAAACATCGACTATATTTTGGAACTTATTAGAAAATATCACGAAAGTCACCTAAGGGATAAAGAGATAATCATCAGTATAAATAAGGCAATTGATTCAAGTGTAGAATTACGGAATAAAAAGGACCTTATCCTTAAGTTTATTCAATCACTTACACCAAATGCCAAGGTTACAGATGATTGGCAGGATTATATTGAAGGGAAGAAGATTGAAGAGTTAGACCAAATTATAGCTGAAGAGGGTCTTGACAAGGAAGAAACTTATAAGTTCATAAACAATGCCTTCCGCGATGGATATGTGCAAACAACGGGCACTGGCTTGTCGAGGATACTGCCGCCGGTTTCGAGGTTTACACCAACAGGGGAAAGGACCCAGAAGCGAAATTCTGTTATAGAAAAGATAAAATTATTTTTTAATCGGTTTTGGGATATTTCAAACAATCATGATGATTAA